AGGTTCTTGCCGGCACCGGTGTTGATCCCGGTCTTGCCACCCACGGCGGCGTCGACCATGCCCAGCACGGTGGTCGGCACGTGCACGACCCGCACGCCGCGCAGCCAGGTCGCGGCCACGAAGCCGCCGAGGTCGGTGGTGGCGCCGCCACCCAGGGTCACCACCGCGTCGGATCGGGTGAAGCCCGCCTCGCCGAGTGCCTCCCAGCAGTCGGCGGCGACCTCGATCGTCTTGGTCGCCTCGCCGTCGGGCAGACCGAGCGCGAGGACGTCGTAGTGCGGCGCGAGTGCGTCGGCCACCGGCTGGGCCAGCGCACCGAGCTGGCCGGCGTAGAGCAGCGCCACCCGCTGCACCTGGTCGCCCAGGATCTCCGGCAGCCGGTCGGCGAGGTCGTGGCCCACGACCACGTCGTACGGCGCGGCGCCGCCGACGTGCAGCACGGTCTGGTCGGGGGTGACGGTCATGCGAGAGCCTCCAGGATCTCCTCGGCGACGTCCTCGGGCGTCCGCCCGTCGGTGTCGACGGTCAGGGTCGCGACCGACTCGTAGACCGGCGCCCGCTCGTCGAGCAGGGCCTTGATCTGGCCGCGCACGTTGCCCAGGAGCATCGGGCGACCGCTGCCCAGACCCACCCGCTTGACCGCGTCGGAGAGACCGACGCGCAGGAAGACCACGGGGTGGCCCGCGAGCCGCTCGCGGGTGTCCGGGTCGAGCACCGCCCCGCCGCCCAGCGCGAGCACGCCCCGGTGGTCGCGCAGCGCCCGCTCCACGGCCGCCCGCTCGAGCCGGCGGAAGTGCTCCTCGCCCGCGTCGACGAAGATGTCGGAGATGCTCCGCCCGTCCACGGCGACCACGTCGTCGTCGGTGTCGCGGAACTCCACGTCCCAGGCCTGCGCGAGCAGGCTCGCGACGGTCGTCTTGCCGGCGCCCATGGGTCCCACCAGGACGGCGCGCGGCCCGGTGGTGCCGGGCTCGGGGCTCACCTGAACCTCAGGGTGGACAGGTAGCTCTCCGCGTTGCGGCGGGTCTCGGCGACCGAGTCGCCGCCGAACTTCTCCAGGACCGCGTCGGCGAGGACCAGGGCGACCATCGCCTCGGCCACGATGCCGGCCGCGGGGACCGCACAGACGTCGGAGCGCTGGTGGTGGGCCACCGCCTCCTCACCGGTGGCGACGTCGACCGTGCGCAGCGCCCTGGGCACCGTGGCGATCGGCTTCATCGCGGCGCGGACCCGGAGCACCTCCCCGGTGCTCATCCCGCCCTCGGTGCCACCGGAGCGCCCCGAGGTACGCCGGAGCCCGTCGGGTCCGGGAACGATCTCGTCGTGGGCCAGTGACCCCGGGGTCGCGGCCAGGTCGAACCCGTCGCCGACCTCGACGCCCTTGATCGCCTGGATGCCCATCAGCGCACCGGCCAGGCGCGCGTCGAGCCGCCGGTCCCAGTGCACGTGCGAGCCGAGGCCCGGGGGCAGCCCGTGCACGACCACCTCGACGACGCCGCCGAGGGTGTCGCCGTCCTTGTGCGCCTGGTCGATGGCGGCGACCATCGCCGCGGACGCCTCGGGGTCCAGGCAGCGCACCGGGTCCTCGTCGAGCCGGGCCACGTCGTCAGGGGTCGGGACCAGGCCGGCGGGGGCGGCCACGCCGCCCAGCTCGACAACGTGCGAGACCACCTCGGCGCCGAGCGCCTGGCTCAGGAAGTTGGTCGCCACCCGGCCGAGCGCCACCCGGGCAGCGGTCTCACGCGCGGAGGCACGCTCCAGGATCGGCCGCGCCTCCTCGAAGTCGTACTTCTGCATGCCCACGAGGTCGGCGTGGCCCGGCCGCGGCCGGGTCAGCGGAGCGTTGCGGGCCATGGTGGCCAGCTCGTCGACGTCCACCGGGTCGGCGGACATGACCTTCTCCCACTTGGGCCACTCGCTGTTGCCCACCTCGATGGCCACCGGGCCGCCCTGGGTCTCGCCGTGCCGGACGCCGCCCAGCAGGCGCACCACGTCCTGCTCGAACTTCATCCGGGCGCCACGGCCGTAGCCGAGTCGTCGCCGGGCCAAGGAGTCGGAGATCTCGTCGCTCGTCACCTGGACGTGGGCGGGAAGGCCCTCCAGGATCGCGACCAGGGAGGGTCCGTGGGACTCGCCCGCAGTGAGCCATCGCAGCATGGCGGCAGTCTTTCACGAGGGGGTCCCGGACCGATCAGGCTCCGCCCCCCACGAGACGTCCAGCGACCTCCGGGCCGACGACGACGCCGACCAGGGCACCGAGCACCATGAACGGTCCGAAGGGCACGCCCTTGCGGTCGGCCA
The window above is part of the Nocardioides campestrisoli genome. Proteins encoded here:
- a CDS encoding shikimate kinase — encoded protein: MSPEPGTTGPRAVLVGPMGAGKTTVASLLAQAWDVEFRDTDDDVVAVDGRSISDIFVDAGEEHFRRLERAAVERALRDHRGVLALGGGAVLDPDTRERLAGHPVVFLRVGLSDAVKRVGLGSGRPMLLGNVRGQIKALLDERAPVYESVATLTVDTDGRTPEDVAEEILEALA
- the aroC gene encoding chorismate synthase, producing the protein MLRWLTAGESHGPSLVAILEGLPAHVQVTSDEISDSLARRRLGYGRGARMKFEQDVVRLLGGVRHGETQGGPVAIEVGNSEWPKWEKVMSADPVDVDELATMARNAPLTRPRPGHADLVGMQKYDFEEARPILERASARETAARVALGRVATNFLSQALGAEVVSHVVELGGVAAPAGLVPTPDDVARLDEDPVRCLDPEASAAMVAAIDQAHKDGDTLGGVVEVVVHGLPPGLGSHVHWDRRLDARLAGALMGIQAIKGVEVGDGFDLAATPGSLAHDEIVPGPDGLRRTSGRSGGTEGGMSTGEVLRVRAAMKPIATVPRALRTVDVATGEEAVAHHQRSDVCAVPAAGIVAEAMVALVLADAVLEKFGGDSVAETRRNAESYLSTLRFR